The proteins below come from a single Jaculus jaculus isolate mJacJac1 chromosome 12, mJacJac1.mat.Y.cur, whole genome shotgun sequence genomic window:
- the LOC123453778 gene encoding TSC22 domain family protein 1-like, translating to MDLVKSHLMYAVREEVEVLKEQIKELIEKNSQLEQENNLLKTLASPEQLAQFQAQLQTGSPPATTQPQGTTQPPAQPASQGSGSTA from the coding sequence ATGGATCTGGTGAAAAGCCATTTGATGTATGCCGTTAGAGAGGAAGTGGAGGTTCTGAAAGAGCAAATCAAAGAACTAATAGAGAAAAACTCCCAGCTGGAGCAGGAAAACAATCTCTTGAAGACACTGGCCAGTCCAGAGCAGCTTGCCCAGTTCCAGGCCCAGCTGCAGACTGGCTCCCCGCCTGCCACCACGCAGCCACAGGGGACCACACAGCCCCCTGCCCAGCCAGCGTCCCAGGGCTCAGGATCAACCGCATAG